A region of the Leishmania major strain Friedlin complete genome, chromosome 19 genome:
ACTGGCAGCAGCGAACGCACCTTTGCAGCCTGCCTCCACGCGCCTGAGTGGCACTCGAaacggcgacgagggcgcgGGGGAGAGCAAAAACGTCGACGAGGCCGAagtgcgcagcgacgcaccTATGCCGTGTTTTACGTccacgcaggcgctggcgccgacCACGGGGTCTCGCACtggtagcggcggcgatTCGGAGGTgcgagtgcagcagcatcagcaggGCGGCACGACGGACTCGAAGACGGACAGCAGCTCTCCGGAAGAAACCAAgacggccgctgctgccgccggcgatACCAACAACACCGCCGCTCCCGACACGGCTGCCTCTGGCCCTCTTATCCACTCCTTCGACGACATCGCCAGCCGCGGCCTAGGTGACGGCATAAGCGACGAGTCACCGCAACCACGCATGGAGTTCCAGCCCCTCAAGCCGCTCACCGGGCACAACCGCTGGGTCTGGGACGGCGTCTTCAGCGACTGCAGCGATTTCCTTTTCACGGCGAGCAGCGACAACACCCTGCGCATGTGGAACGGGCTCATGACGGAGCGCCCGCAGTCTGTCAGCTTTGTTGGGCACACCAAGCccgtcgtggcggtgctgctgtgctaCGACAAGCGGCGCTTGAGTATTGGATAGCGCACACGCTCCACTGTGAAGCGAAAAGGGGAACAAAAAGCAAGAAGAGTCACGGTACATAATGTGAAGTGGCGAGTATGCGTCACCATGGTGCCGAAGGCATGGATCTGCGCGTGGGTGCGccctgtttttttttttgacaTCTAAATGTGTTTGTTTGCGagagggcgggcggggggCAAGGGGGGGGTGGATGATGAAGAGATGAAgtcgtcgccatcgccatcGCTCGCATCCTCTTAtctcccgccctccctctcctcgaGCGGGTGCGGGCTTAGAGCATTCCAACAACACAAGTCAACggacccctccccctcccccgaaaaaaaaggcgtTTCTTCCTGCTGTAGTGGTGGCATTGGTGATGACCCGTGGTCTTCTGCAACGCAAGAGCCCCTTCCAGATGGCTaggcgtgagagagaggggtagGGAGGCTAGAAGGACCGGTTAGCGTGGGGCAGGGtgggggggtggggagaaAAGCAGGGCAAGGACcaggggggagaaggagggtcGGGTGTCTTAGCACATCGATTTGTGTGTGGAGTTGCCAGAGAGCAGCCCTGTCCTGTGGTTGTCGTCGCTTCTCGGACGTTGTTGCTGCTTGCGATGCGGCATGCGGCGTTGGCgaagcaccgccgctggagctgagcaccgcgtctctctcttcctctcctctccgctcaccaccgccacttACTTCATGGTGCGTGATCCGGGGTGCTTGAGGGAGTTCAGCGTCACCTTTCCTTTTGCTGCGTGGAGTGGTGATGTGCGTCGTACCATTTTGGTGGTGTTTCAtgttgccgttgctgttATTCCCACTTGGACTAGACAAGTTTACCCTTTcgtttatatatatatatatatatgtgtgtgtgtgtgtcgttgcTTCTGCGGCTGACGGTGCCTCCAACcgacccacccaccccctctcttgCGGAGTGCGCTGTGCGCTGGGTTGCTTGTGTATGTGATGGACGGGCCGACGGCTTTGTTGTTCGGTACTCGTGGGGGTCTCATGGCGCACtagggaggggtgggggggggggggcggcagcggcagcagggaCGGCCCATTGCGTTTGGGTGCTGTCCTCTTGCTGGTCTGTGCGTATGCTGAACGAAACACAAACGAAAAGGTATTTTTTGTTTTACGCTGAGTCTCTCCgtcccctttttttgtttgttttccgCATGGATGTCACTGAAAAGACGACAAGATGGTCAGCGGCCTCATCACTTGAGGAAGGAAACGGAAGGGAGGGACTCCGCCAGTGTGGCGaagtggcgacggcgtgtgGCGGAGGCGATTTACTTTCGTCATGAGCGACGCTGACTGCGGACTGCCTCCACGTTTTTGAATGCCTCCCTCCGTAGAAGcagcacaacaacaaaaagggTGTGGGGACAGacgtgtgtgtacgtgtgcgcacgtgcgtcgCTCCGTGCCGTTTGCCTGATCTCTCATcgtgccacacacacagacacacacgcacacctttCGTTCCTCACGGCAGCCTACGGATGACGGTGGCTCCAGTGGACATCGCCCCCTCGTCCCTCCtgctcttctctgtctcCCGTTGCAACTATCCGTGTTTGTGAAGGGGGTGTCTTCCAGGCGTGCaaccccccccacacacacacacccacccacgcacacgcatacgcacagatacatgcacacactgCAGCCCCTCACTCGCACCCGCTCTAAGAATCGCCATTCAAGTCTCCTTTATACGTCACACAACGCGTGGCGAGAAAGAGAACCATTTGCCGGCGGCATTCACGCCTTCGGCTCACGGGGGCCGTCATGCACGCATCgactgcggtggcgcacgTGTGGCGCACGCCCTCCGTCAGCGCGCCTCGCCTGCGTCGATGCCTTTGCGCttcggcagcggaggcggcggcatcaATCTCCTCCGCGCTACGGGTAGCTCAGCGCCACGTCACGAGCACCACTGGCTGTTCCAACGGTAAAGATGGCGAGAGCGATCATACAAAGGATCACGCGGACGGCGAGGGGGGCCCTGTGCCTCCCTCAGGCACTACAACGGCTACAGGAAGTGCTGCCAGCCACGGCTTTCAAGGCTGGAAGCGCTTTGGATCGTTCGCCAGCGGCCACCACGATGTAGACGCTGCAACGAGCCCGCGTAGCTCACCGCCGTCACCAGCATCATCTCCGTCCGCCTTCTCCCCAAGCCAAGATGCAGCCTCCATCGTCGATGGCAAGGCCCGCGACGACGAAGCTCGTCGGCGCGCAACATCGGCGCGGCTCACTGACATGTtcgccgacagcgcgcgGCACTCGCGATGGATGCAggagcagctccagcagtCACGCAAAATCTCGGAATACacggaggagacggcggcgccccGGCTAGTGCTCTctcacggcagcgccgtgaaCGCCAATCAACTTAGTTACGCTGTCGACGAAGACGAAAATGGCAGTGCCCTATCGGACGCGGCAGATGCAATGGCACCCACAGCGTTGGCGGCCACCACAGGTGCCGACGTGTTGGAGCAGGAGTTGCTGGACGACAACTTCCTGTACTACCCGCCGCTGACCGCCATCAGCGAAGCGGGAGCTGCCGAGGCGACCCACACTCTCTCGAGCGGTGAACCGGAGAGGTACGTTCCTGGTCAGCAGGTCATTCCGCCAGGCATGACGCGCTACCGGGTCGATGTGCAGTATCAAGGCAGTGATTTTGACGGGTGGTACAAGTCTGTGCAACGGACGCGAAACAACAAGGATGCTGCACCAGTTGGCAACACCGCTACTGCTGCGGCAGACTACGGCGCCGGCTCCCGCCACTTCGCCAAGGtcgtgctggaggaggcgctgggtGTCGCGCTGGACGTGCCGACGGTGAgcgtcgttgccgccgtcATTCCAGAAACGGGCGTGTCGGTGCGCCGCCTAACGTGCCATGTAGACGTGCCGAGCGAGGTGGAGCTGCAACCGCGCACCATCCTGCAGCGCGCCACGCTGTGGCTGCATCAGCGTCGGCAGCCGCTCGCCGTTCTCAGCTGTCACCCATGCCGTAACCAGGATTTCCATGCCCGGCACAGCGGGGTGCGGCGGGTGTACTGCTACCGCATTCTGAACCGCATTGCACCTCCCCTGTTTGATGCGGGGTTGCAGTGGCACGTGGACCGCTACCTCGATGTGCCGCGCATGCAGCGCATGGCACGTCTCATGGAAGGAACACACGATTACGGCTTCTTTGCTGACAGCAAGATGGCGAacgcactgcggcgcgctgcggcCTCTTCTACCGGAAGCGGTCGAGGGGGACCGGTGGTGTCTTCGGCGTACAGCGCGGAGCATGAGCCGCTAACTAGCCACGGCCTGAGGCGCGGtgaggcgccagcggcgccgaaggTAACAGTCGAGCGCGGTCTTTCTCAGCTcgagcgcgctgcggccTTGCCGACCTTCAACGAGTACGGCCAGCGCATCATCACATACCAAGCGAAGCCGCACGAGTACCACAAGGCCCGCACAAACCTCCCGACCATCCGCACACTCGACAAGAtcgaggtggtgcggcaggAGGACGAAGTCCTCATCTGGTTCGTCGGGCAGTCCTTCCTGCGCCATCAGATCCGCAACATGGTGAGCGTCCTCAAAGCGGGCGGGCACGGCCTCTGGGACGATCAAGAGCTCCAGCACGCCTTTCAGAGCGGCTTCGAGGTATCGCGCAAGAAGTTCAAGCGCGAGCGCCTGTCTCCAGCACCTGTTCACGGCCTCACACTGTGGGATGTCGAGTAcccggcgcagcaccggtCAGACTTTGTACCCTACGTAGATGCGGGACCTTACGAGCCCGTGGACGTCTCCACGCAACACTAGCGTTGTCGCAACGACTGAAGGCAAAGCAAAAGGGTTCGAAGGGCGGAGGGAGGCCGAGCATGGTGcttcgcgcgtgtgcgcagatGTCGGCATGGTGATGAGAGACAGTGCGAGAACGCAGAGGGCTGTCGCAGATACGACGGCAcgcagggagaggggcgctCTCTCGTCTTGCACTGCaactcctccttccccccccctgtccCCTTTTCGTGCTTGATATGGAGTTGTGTGAtcacgcatgcatgcgtgtgtttatgtgtgcgtgtttgtgctttCACAGAGGTGTTAAACCCCTAAGGCTAACAGAAACAGGAACAACAAGGGTAAGTCATGTGCGCGACGCGATCGgctttccttccttcctcgcTTCCTCTCTACTCTGTTTCTCTCATcgggcgctgcaggcgtgcTCGGCGAGCAGGGTCTCTGAAAGctaagagagagagaaagcacaGGGGCTGCAacacgcagaggcagcggtaCTCACACGTCTCTCAGTTTGCCTCCACAGGTGACGTGTTTGGTGATGGGCACTTGGGAGAGACAGGGAGGAGCACGGAGAGGACGGAGACTTCGCATGCAGCGCCCTCTCCACAcactaccaccaccgcccctgCCCCCTTCCCAGGTCGCTTGGAATGCTTTTATGCTAGTCGGGTGCGTGCTTCAccattttctttttcgcGGCGAAACCAATCGTTGCGTCGGTAttcctcctccc
Encoded here:
- a CDS encoding tRNA pseudouridine synthase A-like protein; translation: MFADSARHSRWMQEQLQQSRKISEYTEETAAPRLVLSHGSAVNANQLSYAVDEDENGSALSDAADAMAPTALAATTGADVLEQELLDDNFLYYPPLTAISEAGAAEATHTLSSGEPERYVPGQQVIPPGMTRYRVDVQYQGSDFDGWYKSVQRTRNNKDAAPVGNTATAAADYGAGSRHFAKVVLEEALGVALDVPTVSVVAAVIPETGVSVRRLTCHVDVPSEVELQPRTILQRATLWLHQRRQPLAVLSCHPCRNQDFHARHSGVRRVYCYRILNRIAPPLFDAGLQWHVDRYLDVPRMQRMARLMEGTHDYGFFADSKMANALRRAAASSTGSGRGGPVVSSAYSAEHEPLTSHGLRRGEAPAAPKVTVERGLSQLERAAALPTFNEYGQRIITYQAKPHEYHKARTNLPTIRTLDKIEVVRQEDEVLIWFVGQSFLRHQIRNMVSVLKAGGHGLWDDQELQHAFQSGFEVSRKKFKRERLSPAPVHGLTLWDVEYPAQHRSDFVPYVDAGPYEPVDVSTQH